A stretch of the Amycolatopsis sp. BJA-103 genome encodes the following:
- a CDS encoding NUDIX hydrolase → MTGPLVDPEAVPAWLQPLVKISGDVDAAAFSRFSVPPDASYRSASVLMLFGEGPQGPDVLLQRRADTLGSHAGQVSFPGGGAESGDDGPVGTALREAEEETGVEPSGVLPVAVFPELFVPVSAFAVTPVLAYWRTPSPVHAVDPGETAAVARVPVAELTDPANRFQVRREGYDWKGPAFDVGGLFVWGFTAGLLAMTLSLGGWERDWDHGDVRDLDVALAEHQARVDGRQVPEKE, encoded by the coding sequence ATGACCGGCCCTCTCGTGGACCCGGAGGCCGTGCCCGCCTGGCTGCAACCGCTCGTCAAGATCAGCGGGGACGTCGACGCGGCCGCCTTCAGCCGGTTCAGCGTGCCACCGGACGCGAGCTACCGGTCCGCGTCCGTCCTGATGCTCTTCGGCGAGGGCCCGCAGGGGCCGGACGTCCTGCTCCAGCGCCGCGCCGACACGCTCGGCTCGCACGCGGGCCAGGTCTCCTTCCCCGGCGGCGGCGCCGAGTCCGGTGACGACGGGCCGGTCGGCACCGCGCTGCGCGAAGCGGAGGAAGAGACCGGCGTCGAGCCTTCCGGCGTGCTGCCGGTCGCCGTCTTCCCCGAACTGTTCGTGCCGGTTTCCGCCTTCGCCGTGACGCCGGTGCTCGCCTACTGGCGGACGCCGTCCCCGGTGCACGCCGTCGATCCCGGCGAGACGGCGGCGGTGGCGCGGGTGCCGGTCGCCGAACTGACCGACCCGGCCAACCGATTCCAGGTCAGGCGCGAGGGTTACGACTGGAAGGGGCCCGCGTTCGACGTCGGCGGGCTGTTCGTCTGGGGCTTCACGGCCGGTCTGCTGGCGATGACGTTGTCGCTCGGCGGCTGGGAACGGGACTGGGACCACGGCGACGTCCGGGACCTTGACGTAGCGTTGGCCGAACATCAGGCGCGGGTCGACGGGCGGCAAGTGCCGGAGAAGGAGTAG
- a CDS encoding alpha/beta fold hydrolase, which translates to MQATPDPSIVRIDGPWTHRDVSANGIRLHVAELGDGPVVLLLHGFAEFWWTWHHQLTALADAGFRAVAVDLRGYGDSDKPPRGYDAWTLAGDVGGLIKSLGARKAHLVGHAWGGMLAWTVGALHPRLVSSVSVLGGAHPLALRRAVRRPGQLRASGHLFRFQVPMAPEKWLVKDDALAVEELFRSWSGPQWTDTPDFAETVRTFRQAMLVPGVPHSALEYYRWAFRAQFRGEGRRFSEALRGRYAARVLQLHGEDDRCVLPDTAAASRRWAPDARLERWPGIGHFPHLEAPERTSAALVDFLRILEA; encoded by the coding sequence GTGCAGGCGACACCGGACCCGTCGATCGTCCGGATCGACGGTCCGTGGACCCATCGTGACGTCTCGGCTAACGGCATCCGGCTGCACGTCGCCGAACTCGGCGACGGACCGGTGGTCCTGCTGCTGCACGGGTTCGCCGAGTTCTGGTGGACCTGGCACCACCAGCTGACGGCGCTCGCCGACGCCGGTTTCCGCGCGGTCGCGGTGGATCTGCGCGGCTACGGAGACTCGGACAAACCCCCGCGCGGCTACGACGCCTGGACTCTCGCCGGCGACGTCGGCGGGCTGATCAAGTCACTCGGCGCGCGCAAGGCCCATCTCGTCGGACATGCCTGGGGCGGCATGCTCGCGTGGACGGTCGGCGCGCTGCACCCCCGGCTGGTCTCGTCGGTCAGCGTGCTGGGCGGCGCGCATCCGCTGGCGTTGCGCCGGGCCGTCCGGCGGCCGGGACAGCTGCGCGCTTCGGGACATCTGTTCCGCTTCCAGGTGCCGATGGCGCCGGAGAAATGGCTGGTCAAGGACGACGCGCTCGCCGTCGAGGAGCTGTTCCGGAGCTGGTCCGGTCCACAATGGACGGATACTCCGGACTTCGCCGAAACCGTGCGGACGTTCCGGCAGGCGATGCTCGTGCCGGGAGTGCCGCACAGCGCGCTCGAGTACTACCGATGGGCGTTCCGCGCGCAGTTCCGCGGCGAGGGCCGCCGGTTCAGCGAAGCACTGCGAGGCCGCTACGCCGCCCGAGTGCTGCAACTACACGGCGAGGACGACCGGTGCGTCCTGCCCGACACCGCGGCGGCCTCACGCCGCTGGGCCCCGGACGCCCGTCTCGAGCGCTGGCCCGGCATCGGCCACTTCCCGCACCTGGAGGCCCCGGAGCGCACTTCGGCCGCGCTGGTGGACTTCCTCCGTATCTTGGAAGCATGA
- the nhaA gene encoding Na+/H+ antiporter NhaA, protein MSGPNRPAKAVVADFARYLRTETTGGLILLGATAIALLWANSPIDDVYRAIRDFRLGPEFLHLNLTIGDWAKDGLLALFFFVAGLELKRELVVGELSRFKQAILPVVAAIGGMIVPALVALAVGWGAPGIDRAWAIPVATDIAFALGVLAITASNLPSSARVFLLSLAVVDDLGAILVIAILFTAKFDLVAAGVAVAALALYAYLQHRRVRSAWIYVPLALITWVAVHSAGIHATIAGVALGLLTRVRSDSGEEHAPAIRLEHRLQPWSAAVAVPLFALFAAGITVNAESLGAVFTTALPLAVLVGLVGGKLVGIFGASLLAVKFKLAEKPRGMGWRDIGALSMLGGVGFTVSLLIADLALDGESVELAKTAVLIASAIASLSAAAMLVHRSRVHAREDL, encoded by the coding sequence TTGTCCGGCCCCAACCGTCCCGCGAAAGCCGTCGTCGCCGACTTCGCCCGCTATCTCCGCACCGAGACCACCGGCGGGCTGATCCTGCTCGGTGCCACCGCCATCGCCCTGCTCTGGGCGAATTCGCCCATCGACGACGTTTACCGCGCGATCCGCGATTTCCGGCTCGGCCCCGAATTCCTGCACCTGAATCTGACGATCGGCGATTGGGCCAAGGACGGCCTGCTCGCGCTGTTCTTCTTCGTCGCGGGACTCGAACTCAAACGCGAACTCGTGGTCGGCGAACTCTCCCGGTTCAAGCAGGCGATCCTGCCGGTGGTGGCCGCGATCGGCGGCATGATCGTCCCGGCGCTGGTCGCCCTCGCCGTCGGCTGGGGGGCGCCGGGCATCGATCGCGCGTGGGCCATCCCGGTCGCCACGGACATCGCCTTCGCGCTGGGCGTGCTCGCCATCACGGCGTCCAACCTGCCGAGCAGCGCGCGGGTCTTCCTGCTCTCGCTGGCGGTGGTCGACGACCTCGGCGCGATCCTCGTCATCGCGATCCTGTTCACCGCGAAGTTCGACCTCGTCGCCGCGGGTGTCGCCGTCGCCGCTCTCGCGCTGTACGCCTATCTGCAGCACCGCCGCGTCCGCAGCGCCTGGATCTACGTGCCGCTCGCACTGATCACCTGGGTCGCGGTGCACTCGGCGGGCATCCACGCCACCATCGCCGGCGTCGCGCTCGGCCTGCTCACCCGCGTCCGCTCTGACTCCGGCGAGGAGCACGCGCCCGCGATCCGGCTCGAACACCGGCTGCAGCCGTGGTCGGCCGCGGTCGCCGTGCCGTTGTTCGCGCTGTTCGCCGCGGGGATCACCGTGAACGCCGAGTCGCTCGGCGCCGTCTTCACCACGGCGTTGCCGCTGGCCGTCCTGGTCGGGCTGGTCGGCGGGAAGCTCGTCGGGATCTTCGGCGCCAGCCTGCTCGCGGTGAAGTTCAAGCTCGCGGAGAAACCCAGGGGCATGGGCTGGCGGGACATCGGCGCGCTGTCGATGCTCGGCGGCGTCGGGTTCACCGTGAGCCTGCTGATCGCCGACCTCGCGCTCGACGGCGAGTCCGTCGAACTGGCGAAGACGGCGGTCTTGATCGCTTCGGCCATCGCCTCGCTTTCGGCCGCCGCGATGCTCGTGCACCGCAGCCGCGTGCACGCGCGCGAGGATCTCTAG
- a CDS encoding phage holin family protein, whose translation MTGVSSPKHERTGPDGVGAVPYLPLSSDDDVVASEQSLGKLVGDATQHVSTLIRAEVELAKSEVVAEAKKGLKGALFFLIALVIGLYSSFFFFFFLGELLSEWLQRWAAFAIVFGLMLVTTIAAGFLGYLKVKKIKAPERTINSFKDTAAAFKPKHDADDVPADRG comes from the coding sequence ATGACCGGTGTGAGCAGCCCCAAGCACGAACGCACCGGCCCCGACGGCGTGGGGGCCGTGCCCTACCTCCCCCTGTCGAGCGATGACGACGTGGTAGCGAGCGAGCAGTCCCTCGGGAAACTCGTCGGCGATGCCACACAGCACGTCTCGACGCTGATCCGCGCCGAGGTCGAGCTGGCCAAATCCGAGGTCGTCGCGGAGGCGAAGAAGGGCCTCAAAGGGGCCCTCTTCTTCCTGATCGCGCTGGTCATCGGGCTGTACAGCTCGTTCTTCTTCTTTTTCTTCCTCGGCGAACTGCTGTCGGAGTGGCTGCAGCGCTGGGCGGCGTTCGCGATCGTGTTCGGGTTGATGCTCGTCACGACCATCGCCGCGGGCTTCCTCGGCTACCTGAAGGTGAAGAAGATCAAGGCGCCGGAGCGCACGATCAACAGCTTCAAGGACACCGCCGCCGCGTTCAAGCCGAAGCACGACGCGGACGACGTGCCCGCGGATCGCGGCTGA
- a CDS encoding J-domain-containing protein → MTERKPTGVSFESWVDRQVSAAQAKGDFDDLPGTGKPLPKTDGKDTALAWVVNKVRSEGHDVSALLPPSLAIAKELDDLPDTLARVRREARVREIVEELNERIRAEHRRPAGGPVLRARPLDVEETVASWREGRSSGS, encoded by the coding sequence ATGACCGAGCGCAAACCGACGGGCGTGTCGTTCGAGTCCTGGGTGGACCGGCAGGTCAGTGCCGCACAGGCGAAGGGCGACTTCGACGACCTTCCCGGCACGGGGAAACCGCTGCCGAAGACCGACGGCAAGGACACCGCGCTCGCTTGGGTGGTGAACAAGGTCCGCAGCGAAGGGCACGACGTTTCCGCGCTGCTGCCGCCGTCCTTGGCGATCGCCAAGGAACTCGACGACCTGCCGGACACGCTCGCGCGGGTGCGCCGGGAGGCACGGGTGCGGGAGATCGTCGAGGAACTGAACGAACGGATCCGGGCCGAGCACCGGCGTCCGGCGGGCGGGCCGGTGCTGCGGGCACGGCCGCTGGACGTCGAGGAGACTGTGGCTTCTTGGCGCGAGGGCCGCTCTTCGGGCTCCTGA
- a CDS encoding MarP family serine protease, with protein sequence MNWVDVLVILLALLAGVSGAFQGVIIALPSLVGVVLGALAGIKIAPLVVELFEHPAAKVAFAVATVVFLVALGETLGVWVGRKLRQKINPDKLSGVDKTLGAVVQAAVVFVVAWLIATPLTAVSGVPGLAKSINSSVVLGGVNDVMPDAAQGFPSELRKLLDASGFPSIVDPFQKPNVQDTSPPDTALQASAIVKQVHGSVVKIRGNATSCSRALEGSGFVIAPQRVMTNAHVVAGTDEVAIEATSGKFAARVVYFDPEADVAVLAVPRLQAPVLPFTPKVARAGDNAIVLGYPLDGPYTASPARVRGRINLRGPDIYESNTVQRDVFTVRGQVRSGNSGGPMINPEGEVIGVVFGAAVEDPETGFTLTSEQVKPVVDTAPALSANTSTGPCAN encoded by the coding sequence GTGAACTGGGTTGACGTACTGGTGATCCTGCTCGCGCTGCTGGCGGGCGTGTCCGGCGCGTTCCAGGGGGTGATCATCGCTCTCCCTTCGCTGGTCGGGGTGGTGCTGGGCGCGCTCGCGGGAATCAAGATCGCGCCGCTGGTCGTCGAACTCTTCGAGCATCCGGCGGCGAAGGTCGCCTTCGCGGTGGCGACCGTGGTGTTCCTGGTCGCGCTCGGCGAGACCCTCGGCGTGTGGGTGGGGCGGAAACTGCGCCAGAAGATCAACCCGGACAAGCTTTCCGGCGTCGACAAGACGCTCGGCGCGGTGGTGCAGGCCGCCGTGGTGTTCGTGGTCGCCTGGCTGATCGCGACGCCGCTCACGGCCGTCTCGGGAGTGCCGGGGCTGGCGAAGTCGATCAACAGCTCCGTCGTGCTCGGCGGCGTCAACGACGTCATGCCGGACGCGGCACAGGGTTTCCCGAGCGAACTGCGCAAACTGCTGGACGCGTCGGGCTTCCCGTCCATTGTGGACCCGTTCCAGAAGCCGAACGTCCAGGACACCAGCCCGCCGGACACCGCGCTGCAGGCGAGCGCGATCGTCAAGCAGGTGCACGGCAGCGTCGTGAAGATCCGCGGCAACGCGACTTCGTGCTCGCGGGCGCTGGAAGGCAGCGGTTTCGTCATCGCGCCGCAGCGCGTGATGACGAACGCGCACGTCGTCGCCGGTACCGACGAGGTCGCCATCGAAGCGACTTCGGGCAAGTTCGCGGCCAGGGTCGTCTACTTCGACCCGGAGGCCGACGTGGCCGTGCTCGCGGTGCCGAGGCTGCAGGCGCCGGTGCTCCCGTTCACGCCGAAGGTCGCTCGGGCGGGCGACAACGCGATCGTCCTCGGCTACCCGCTCGACGGCCCGTACACCGCGTCGCCCGCCAGAGTGCGCGGCCGGATCAACCTGCGCGGGCCGGACATCTACGAGTCCAACACCGTGCAGCGCGACGTGTTCACCGTGCGCGGGCAGGTCCGCAGCGGGAACTCGGGCGGGCCGATGATCAATCCCGAGGGCGAGGTCATCGGGGTCGTCTTCGGCGCGGCCGTCGAGGATCCGGAGACCGGCTTCACGCTGACGTCCGAACAGGTCAAACCGGTGGTGGACACGGCCCCGGCGCTGAGCGCGAACACGTCCACCGGTCCCTGCGCCAACTGA
- a CDS encoding TlpA family protein disulfide reductase: MTRVTKLALGAAVLVVALIVALLTTRDSQGPVKTSGDLTAARAKAGLAACPPPGPGEVATLRGVDVECLGDGSRVDLARVLSDGPVLVNLWASWCQPCRAELPLLQEYAAQPGAARVLLVQVASSGADGLALLAELGIRLPSVFDGDGQSGPARTALKVPPSLPATYLVTKGGDVRLIENPRVFLNTEQVRAAVEGTP; the protein is encoded by the coding sequence GTGACCAGGGTCACCAAACTGGCCCTCGGCGCCGCCGTGCTGGTGGTGGCCCTGATCGTCGCGTTGCTCACGACCCGTGACAGTCAGGGGCCGGTGAAGACCTCCGGCGACCTGACAGCCGCCCGCGCGAAGGCCGGGCTGGCCGCGTGTCCGCCGCCTGGCCCCGGCGAGGTGGCGACGCTGCGCGGGGTCGATGTCGAATGCCTCGGCGACGGCTCCCGGGTCGACCTCGCCCGGGTGCTTTCGGACGGTCCCGTGCTGGTCAACCTGTGGGCGTCGTGGTGCCAGCCGTGCCGCGCCGAACTGCCGTTGCTGCAGGAGTACGCCGCGCAGCCCGGTGCCGCGCGCGTGCTCCTCGTCCAGGTCGCGAGCTCCGGGGCCGACGGGCTGGCGCTGCTGGCCGAGCTCGGTATCCGGCTGCCGTCGGTGTTCGACGGTGACGGTCAGTCGGGTCCCGCGCGGACGGCACTGAAGGTCCCTCCCTCTCTTCCGGCGACGTACCTGGTCACGAAGGGGGGAGACGTCCGGCTCATCGAGAACCCACGCGTCTTCCTGAACACTGAGCAGGTGCGCGCCGCGGTGGAAGGGACACCATGA
- a CDS encoding peptide MFS transporter: MVSTSTEVQHDTRFFGHPRGLANLFGVEMWERFSYYGMLGILPIYLYYEVSQGGLALPKASALGIVGAYGGMVYLSAVIGAWVADRVLGSERTLFYSAILIMIGHISLAILPGLAGIAVGLFCVAVGSGGLKSNATAIVGTLYAKDDERRDGGFTIFYMGVNIGGFVGPLLTGLAQSELGFHIGFGLAAVGMALGLIQYTIGRKNLGEKASEIPNPLPASQRPLVFIGTAAGVAAIVLLIVFGVINPANLVDIVVWTVAVISVIYFVVIISSKKITSEERSRVYSFIPMFIASAAFFSLYQQQFTVVAAYTDERLNRTIFGWEMPVAWVNSINPVFIILFAPVIAAIWTKLGSRQPSSPVKFVLGTVTMGLAFLLFLPMVGSGKNASPLLALVGILFVFTMAELMLSPVGLSLSTKLAPEAFRTQMVALNFLSISLGTAMSGKLAEYYSVDDEAPYFSIVGGVAIVVGVALLVATPMIRKLMKGVH, from the coding sequence ATGGTGAGTACCTCTACCGAGGTCCAGCACGACACGAGGTTCTTCGGGCACCCACGAGGGCTGGCGAACCTCTTCGGCGTCGAGATGTGGGAGCGGTTCTCCTATTACGGGATGCTCGGCATCCTCCCCATCTACCTCTACTACGAAGTCAGTCAGGGCGGTCTCGCGCTGCCGAAGGCCTCCGCGCTCGGCATCGTCGGCGCGTACGGCGGCATGGTCTACCTGTCGGCGGTGATCGGCGCCTGGGTCGCGGACCGCGTGCTCGGCTCCGAACGGACGCTGTTCTACAGCGCGATCCTGATCATGATCGGCCACATCAGCCTGGCGATCCTGCCCGGGCTGGCCGGTATCGCCGTGGGTCTCTTCTGCGTCGCCGTCGGCAGTGGCGGGCTGAAGTCCAACGCCACGGCCATCGTCGGGACGCTGTACGCGAAGGACGACGAGCGCCGCGACGGTGGTTTCACGATCTTCTACATGGGCGTGAACATCGGTGGTTTCGTCGGACCGCTGCTGACCGGCCTCGCGCAGAGCGAACTCGGCTTCCACATCGGCTTCGGGCTCGCCGCGGTCGGGATGGCGCTCGGCCTGATCCAGTACACGATCGGCCGCAAGAACCTCGGCGAGAAGGCGAGCGAGATCCCCAACCCGCTGCCCGCGTCGCAGCGTCCGCTGGTCTTCATCGGTACCGCGGCCGGTGTCGCGGCGATCGTGCTCCTGATCGTCTTCGGGGTGATCAACCCGGCGAACCTGGTCGACATCGTCGTCTGGACCGTCGCGGTCATCTCGGTGATCTACTTCGTGGTGATCATCAGCAGCAAGAAGATCACCTCCGAGGAACGCAGCCGGGTGTACTCGTTCATCCCGATGTTCATCGCGAGCGCGGCGTTCTTCTCGCTGTACCAGCAACAGTTCACCGTCGTCGCGGCCTACACCGACGAACGGCTGAACCGCACCATCTTCGGCTGGGAGATGCCGGTGGCGTGGGTCAACTCGATCAACCCGGTGTTCATCATCCTGTTCGCGCCGGTGATCGCGGCGATCTGGACGAAACTCGGCTCGCGGCAGCCGTCCTCGCCGGTCAAGTTCGTGCTCGGCACGGTGACCATGGGCCTGGCGTTCCTGCTGTTCCTCCCGATGGTCGGCAGCGGCAAGAACGCCAGCCCGCTGCTCGCGCTGGTGGGCATCCTGTTCGTGTTCACCATGGCGGAACTGATGCTTTCGCCGGTCGGTCTTTCGCTTTCGACCAAACTCGCGCCGGAGGCCTTCCGGACGCAGATGGTGGCGCTGAACTTCCTGTCCATCTCACTCGGTACGGCGATGTCCGGAAAGCTCGCCGAGTACTACTCGGTGGACGACGAAGCGCCGTACTTCAGCATCGTCGGCGGGGTCGCCATCGTGGTCGGTGTGGCCCTTCTGGTGGCGACGCCGATGATCCGCAAGCTGATGAAGGGCGTCCACTAG
- a CDS encoding ATP-binding protein encodes MAEVVILIGLQASGKTTFFRREFAGTHVHVSKDTFPNARRPQVRQLRMLTEALEGGRSVVVDNTNPSAEEWVPLIEVAKKYGAKVAGYWFPPDFVGSQERNARRQGKTRVPDVGLYATLKRLRRPGAEDGFDELYTVGFDGEGGFVVERG; translated from the coding sequence GTGGCCGAAGTGGTGATCCTGATCGGGCTCCAGGCGTCCGGGAAGACGACGTTCTTCCGGCGGGAGTTCGCGGGCACGCACGTCCACGTCAGCAAGGACACCTTCCCCAACGCCCGCCGTCCGCAGGTCCGCCAGCTGCGGATGCTCACCGAGGCGCTCGAAGGCGGTCGTTCGGTGGTCGTGGACAACACCAATCCGTCGGCCGAAGAGTGGGTGCCGCTGATCGAGGTCGCCAAAAAGTACGGCGCGAAGGTCGCCGGGTACTGGTTCCCGCCGGACTTCGTCGGTTCGCAGGAGCGCAACGCGCGCCGGCAAGGCAAAACCCGGGTGCCGGACGTCGGTCTGTATGCGACGCTCAAACGCCTCAGGCGACCTGGCGCCGAGGACGGTTTCGACGAGCTGTACACCGTCGGTTTCGACGGCGAGGGCGGTTTCGTCGTGGAACGGGGGTGA
- a CDS encoding tRNA(His) guanylyltransferase Thg1 family protein, with amino-acid sequence MTVESGGFEARQREREWFHGLTVPPGSWTVLRVDGRGFSKFTEARFEKPFDPRFGECMVETANALMAEFASPYVYAESDEISILLDPATDLFGRGVEKLVSISAGVASAAFTHAAGTPAHFDGRVWLGTTADDVVDYFSWRQADATRCALNGWCYWILRKAGKSASEAGAAIEGAGTAEKNELLFAQGVNFAEVPTWQRRGVGLYWETYERTGFDPVREIEVSATRRRVRVERELPMKAEYRAFLGELLQPIGSGSRRTV; translated from the coding sequence GTGACCGTGGAGTCCGGCGGTTTCGAAGCGCGGCAACGGGAACGCGAGTGGTTCCACGGTCTGACGGTGCCGCCCGGCTCCTGGACGGTGCTCCGCGTCGACGGCAGGGGATTCTCCAAGTTCACCGAAGCGCGGTTCGAGAAGCCGTTCGATCCGCGGTTCGGCGAGTGCATGGTCGAGACCGCGAACGCCTTGATGGCGGAGTTCGCCTCGCCTTACGTCTACGCGGAAAGCGACGAGATCTCGATCCTGCTCGACCCCGCCACCGACCTCTTCGGCCGGGGTGTCGAGAAGCTCGTGTCGATCTCCGCGGGGGTCGCGTCGGCCGCGTTCACCCACGCGGCGGGGACGCCCGCGCACTTCGACGGCCGGGTCTGGCTCGGCACGACGGCGGACGACGTCGTCGACTACTTCTCGTGGCGTCAGGCGGACGCGACCCGCTGCGCGCTCAACGGCTGGTGCTACTGGATCCTGCGCAAGGCGGGGAAGTCGGCGAGTGAGGCCGGAGCCGCCATCGAAGGCGCGGGTACCGCCGAGAAGAACGAACTGCTCTTCGCGCAAGGCGTCAACTTCGCCGAAGTGCCCACCTGGCAGCGACGCGGCGTCGGGCTGTACTGGGAGACCTATGAACGCACGGGTTTCGACCCGGTGCGCGAGATCGAGGTCTCCGCGACCCGCCGCCGCGTCCGCGTCGAGCGCGAGTTGCCGATGAAGGCCGAATACCGCGCCTTCCTCGGCGAGCTGCTTCAGCCGATCGGTTCGGGCAGCCGCCGCACGGTGTA
- the nth gene encoding endonuclease III — protein sequence MKRCLDDEFPDAHCELDFTTPLELLVAVVLSAQTTDVRVNQVTPALFARYRSAADYAGADRAELEEYLRSTGFFRAKANSVMGLGAALVERYDGEVPGKLKDLVTLPGVGRKTANVVLGDAFGVPGITVDTHFGRLVRRWGWTEEEDPVKVEHAVGELIPRKEWTLLSHRTIFHGRRVCHSRKPACGACPLAKMCPSYGTGPTDFEEAAKLVKGEEREHILDLAARR from the coding sequence GCCCACTGTGAGCTTGACTTCACCACTCCGCTCGAACTGCTGGTCGCGGTCGTGCTGTCGGCGCAGACCACCGACGTCCGCGTGAATCAAGTCACCCCCGCGCTCTTCGCGCGCTATCGAAGTGCCGCCGACTACGCCGGCGCCGATCGAGCCGAACTCGAGGAATACCTCCGGTCGACGGGCTTTTTCCGGGCCAAGGCGAACTCGGTGATGGGACTCGGAGCCGCGCTGGTGGAGCGCTACGACGGCGAAGTGCCCGGCAAGCTGAAGGACCTCGTCACGCTGCCCGGTGTCGGCCGCAAAACGGCCAACGTCGTGCTCGGCGACGCCTTCGGAGTGCCGGGGATCACCGTCGACACCCACTTCGGCCGCCTGGTCCGCCGCTGGGGCTGGACCGAGGAGGAAGACCCGGTCAAGGTCGAGCACGCCGTCGGCGAGCTGATCCCGCGCAAGGAGTGGACGCTCCTGTCGCACCGGACGATCTTCCACGGCCGCCGCGTCTGCCACTCCCGCAAACCCGCCTGTGGCGCCTGTCCGCTGGCCAAGATGTGCCCCTCGTACGGAACCGGCCCGACGGACTTCGAAGAGGCCGCGAAGCTGGTCAAGGGCGAAGAACGCGAGCACATCCTGGATCTGGCGGCCAGGCGGTGA
- a CDS encoding VIT1/CCC1 transporter family protein: MTDTVSTAHPHEPHEDLGGKLNWLRAGVLGANDGIVSVAGIVVGVAGATTDSTAIATAGIAGLVAGALSMAGGEYVSVSTQRDTERAQLRLEKRELKEMPEAEERELAGIYEAKGLSPELAAEVARELTEKDALQAHAEAELGIDPDNLTSPWQAAWASLVAFTVGALLPLLSILWTSTSARVWACASAVVVGLVLTGFLSAKLGDAHVGRAIARNVGVGALTMVVTYYVGVLFGTSVA, encoded by the coding sequence GTGACCGATACCGTGTCGACAGCCCATCCTCACGAACCTCATGAGGACCTCGGCGGCAAGCTGAACTGGCTGCGTGCCGGGGTACTCGGCGCGAACGACGGGATCGTGTCGGTGGCGGGCATCGTGGTCGGCGTCGCGGGCGCGACCACCGACTCCACCGCGATCGCGACCGCGGGAATCGCGGGACTGGTCGCGGGCGCGCTTTCCATGGCGGGCGGCGAATACGTCTCGGTGAGCACCCAGCGCGACACCGAACGCGCGCAGTTGCGGCTGGAAAAACGCGAACTGAAAGAGATGCCCGAAGCCGAAGAACGGGAACTCGCGGGAATCTACGAGGCGAAGGGCCTTTCCCCGGAACTCGCCGCCGAAGTCGCCCGCGAACTGACCGAAAAGGACGCGCTGCAAGCGCACGCCGAAGCCGAACTCGGCATCGATCCGGACAATCTGACCAGCCCGTGGCAGGCGGCGTGGGCGTCGCTGGTGGCGTTCACCGTCGGCGCGCTGCTGCCTCTGCTGTCGATCTTGTGGACGTCGACCTCGGCGCGGGTCTGGGCGTGCGCGTCGGCGGTCGTGGTCGGGCTGGTCCTGACCGGTTTCCTCAGCGCGAAACTCGGCGACGCGCACGTCGGCCGCGCGATCGCGAGGAACGTCGGTGTCGGCGCGCTGACGATGGTGGTGACCTACTACGTCGGCGTGCTGTTCGGGACGAGCGTCGCGTAG